The Polaribacter tangerinus genome has a segment encoding these proteins:
- a CDS encoding alpha/beta hydrolase family protein: MKKIIVLIIFLSVISDFSAQLKTEEITIHNKKIELPGTLSFYEEKTPLIIWVHGSGNIDRNGNQPKTPVKANYIQQFRSAVNKKNIAFFSFDKRSANPKNKDFLKETKITDFAKDIDEVILYFQKDNRFSKIFLVGHSQGSLIAMLTKEKTAGFVSIAGTGETIDKTIVKQLNKNNSTLAEAAKKQFDTLKVKGKIAVVNLFLTSIFAKQIQAFLYSWMQYNPAKEIKKIKTPILIVQGDKELQVKIEDANLLKKAKPSSKLVIIKNMNHVLKEINSDSENMSSYYSDKFPISEKLIEVVVQFIKK, translated from the coding sequence ATGAAAAAAATAATCGTTTTAATTATTTTTCTGTCTGTTATTTCTGACTTTTCGGCACAATTAAAAACAGAAGAAATAACAATACACAACAAAAAGATTGAACTTCCAGGTACACTTTCTTTTTATGAAGAAAAAACTCCTTTAATTATTTGGGTTCATGGTTCAGGAAATATAGACAGAAACGGAAATCAGCCCAAAACTCCTGTTAAAGCAAATTATATACAGCAGTTTAGAAGCGCAGTAAACAAAAAAAATATTGCCTTTTTTAGTTTCGACAAAAGAAGCGCTAATCCAAAAAATAAAGATTTTCTAAAAGAGACTAAAATAACAGACTTTGCAAAAGATATAGATGAAGTTATTCTATATTTCCAAAAAGACAACAGGTTTTCTAAAATATTTTTAGTGGGTCATAGTCAGGGCTCCCTAATTGCCATGTTAACAAAAGAAAAAACAGCTGGTTTCGTATCTATTGCAGGAACAGGAGAAACAATAGACAAAACAATTGTTAAGCAGTTAAATAAAAACAATTCAACTTTAGCAGAAGCAGCAAAAAAACAATTCGACACTTTAAAAGTAAAAGGGAAAATAGCTGTAGTTAATCTGTTTTTAACAAGCATTTTCGCAAAACAAATTCAAGCATTTTTATATTCTTGGATGCAATATAACCCAGCTAAGGAAATAAAAAAAATAAAGACTCCTATACTAATTGTTCAGGGAGATAAAGAGCTGCAAGTAAAAATAGAGGATGCCAACCTTTTAAAGAAAGCAAAACCATCTTCAAAACTTGTCATCATAAAAAATATGAACCATGTTTTAAAAGAAATTAATTCGGATAGTGAAAATATGAGTTCTTATTATTCCGATAAATTTCCTATTTCAGAAAAACTAATTGAAGTTGTAGTACAATTTATAAAAAAATAG
- a CDS encoding Arc family DNA-binding protein yields MSKKKAFALRVNEEMLKAIEKWAADEFRSTNGQIEWMLMQSLKEAKRTPKNKED; encoded by the coding sequence ATGTCAAAAAAGAAAGCTTTCGCACTGCGTGTTAATGAAGAAATGTTAAAAGCTATAGAAAAATGGGCTGCAGATGAATTTCGCTCAACTAATGGGCAAATAGAATGGATGCTTATGCAGTCTTTAAAAGAAGCCAAAAGAACCCCAAAAAACAAAGAAGATTAG
- a CDS encoding WD40/YVTN/BNR-like repeat-containing protein: MKKLTTLLFLCATTLLFSQEFSMDLVKNMKPRNIGPGGMSGRVTAIDVVENNPEIMYVGTASGGIWKSTSGGIKWEPIFEKEVTASIGAVAIQQSNPSVIWAGTGEGNPRNSLNGGYGIYKSIDAGKTWQAMGLEKTRHIHRVVIDPTNPNIVYVGAIGSPWGEHKERGVYKTIDGGKTWKQVLFTNITSGAADLIMDPKNPNKLIAAMWEHKREPWFFKSGGKGSGLYITHDGGDNWKKVTEKEGFPKGELGRIGVAISPSEPNIIYALVEAKKNALYKSEDGGFKWKKVNDKPGIGNRPFYYSEIYVDPQNENRLYTVFTYVNVSEDGGKNFKQLMPAYGVDNGVHPDHHAWWIHPKNGKFMIDGNDGGLNITRDGGKSWRFIGNIPVAQFYHINVDNEYPYNVYGGMQDNGSWRGPAYVWKAQGIRNSYWQEISFGDGFDVVPDKDDSRYGWSMSQQGSVVRYDYITGNNYSVKPTHKDANVKLRFNWNAAINIDPFDNNTLYFGSQFVHKSTDKGLTWNVISPDLSTNNPEKLKQAESGGLTMDATGAENHCTILVIEPTILEKDVLWAATDDGQVHITKNGGETWTNVASNIKGLTENSWITQIKASNKNKGEALLVANDYRRFNYTPYAYRTKNYGKTWERIVDQNDVESYTLCIIEDPENENLLFLGTDDGLYISVDAGNKWTKWTQGFPTVPVKDLVIHPREHDLVIGTFGRAAWILDDIRPLRALATKNATIKKLHLFEPPTAYQTATQQPTGSRFGADAMYQGENRNGGAIISYYINKPELEKLETNKKETLKSSQKNIQKVKYDSIKLEIFDGNRQIRTLKFKTPKENGIHKTTWFLREKGVERASRSIRKSTREPAGVTVKPGTYRLKMTFGSEVAEQNINVEFDPRLSISEKAINQKYTASKELEKYQEKIAAAVKQLVESKNTANKIKTALTNENKEKYKDPIKTTKEIVKKIDTLIAKFLGSIDKRQGITRNPEITVNQRFGQASSYIRSRFGEQTTTEKVLMNQFKEEFNKAISETNSFFNNDWVNFKQKTENIKISPFKETVIFDTY, from the coding sequence ATGAAAAAACTAACCACACTCCTATTTTTATGTGCTACTACATTACTCTTTTCACAAGAGTTTTCTATGGATTTAGTAAAAAACATGAAACCAAGAAACATTGGCCCTGGCGGAATGTCTGGTCGTGTAACTGCAATAGATGTTGTAGAAAATAACCCCGAAATAATGTATGTAGGAACTGCCTCTGGTGGTATTTGGAAATCTACCTCTGGAGGAATTAAATGGGAGCCCATCTTCGAAAAAGAAGTTACAGCCTCTATTGGTGCTGTTGCCATACAGCAATCGAACCCTAGTGTTATTTGGGCAGGAACAGGCGAGGGTAATCCACGAAATAGCTTAAATGGTGGTTATGGAATATACAAATCTATAGATGCTGGAAAAACATGGCAAGCTATGGGTCTCGAAAAAACAAGGCATATTCATAGAGTGGTTATCGACCCAACAAACCCAAATATAGTTTATGTGGGTGCAATAGGATCGCCTTGGGGAGAACACAAAGAACGTGGTGTATACAAAACAATTGATGGTGGAAAAACATGGAAACAAGTTTTGTTTACCAACATTACATCTGGAGCTGCAGACTTAATTATGGATCCAAAAAATCCTAATAAATTAATAGCAGCAATGTGGGAACATAAAAGAGAACCATGGTTTTTTAAGTCTGGTGGTAAAGGAAGTGGTTTATACATTACCCATGATGGTGGTGATAACTGGAAAAAAGTAACCGAGAAAGAGGGTTTCCCAAAAGGAGAATTAGGCAGAATTGGCGTTGCCATTTCTCCTAGCGAACCAAACATTATTTATGCTTTAGTTGAAGCCAAAAAAAATGCCCTCTACAAAAGCGAGGACGGAGGTTTTAAATGGAAAAAAGTAAACGATAAACCAGGTATTGGTAACAGACCTTTTTATTATTCAGAAATTTATGTGGACCCACAAAATGAAAATCGCCTTTACACTGTTTTTACATACGTAAATGTGTCAGAAGATGGTGGTAAAAATTTCAAACAACTTATGCCTGCTTATGGCGTAGATAATGGCGTTCACCCAGACCATCATGCTTGGTGGATTCATCCAAAAAATGGTAAATTTATGATAGATGGTAACGACGGTGGACTTAATATTACTAGAGATGGCGGAAAGTCTTGGCGCTTTATTGGTAATATCCCTGTGGCGCAATTTTATCATATTAATGTAGATAATGAATACCCTTATAATGTTTACGGAGGTATGCAAGATAATGGTTCTTGGAGAGGACCTGCTTATGTTTGGAAAGCACAAGGAATTAGAAATTCGTATTGGCAAGAAATTAGTTTTGGTGATGGTTTTGATGTAGTACCCGACAAAGATGATTCTCGCTACGGATGGTCTATGAGTCAGCAAGGCTCCGTTGTAAGATATGACTATATAACTGGTAATAATTACTCTGTAAAACCAACACATAAAGACGCCAATGTTAAACTTCGATTTAACTGGAATGCAGCCATAAATATAGATCCGTTTGATAACAATACGCTCTATTTTGGTAGTCAATTTGTTCATAAATCTACAGACAAAGGGTTAACATGGAATGTGATTTCACCTGATTTATCAACTAATAATCCCGAAAAACTAAAACAAGCAGAAAGTGGTGGCTTAACTATGGATGCCACTGGGGCAGAAAACCACTGCACCATTTTAGTAATTGAACCTACTATTCTCGAAAAAGATGTTTTATGGGCTGCTACTGATGATGGACAAGTTCATATTACTAAAAACGGAGGAGAAACTTGGACGAATGTAGCTAGTAACATTAAAGGACTCACAGAAAATAGCTGGATAACCCAAATAAAAGCATCTAATAAAAATAAAGGAGAGGCACTTTTAGTAGCCAACGACTATAGGCGTTTTAATTACACACCATATGCATATAGAACCAAAAACTATGGTAAAACTTGGGAGCGAATTGTAGACCAAAATGACGTAGAAAGTTACACACTTTGTATAATAGAAGATCCAGAAAATGAAAATTTACTGTTTTTAGGTACTGATGACGGTTTGTATATTTCTGTTGATGCCGGTAACAAATGGACAAAATGGACGCAAGGTTTCCCAACTGTACCTGTAAAAGATCTCGTAATACACCCTAGAGAACACGATTTAGTGATTGGTACTTTTGGTAGAGCTGCATGGATTTTAGATGACATTAGACCTTTAAGAGCATTGGCAACTAAAAATGCAACAATAAAAAAATTACACTTATTCGAACCTCCAACAGCTTACCAAACTGCAACTCAACAACCTACCGGAAGTAGATTTGGAGCAGATGCTATGTACCAAGGTGAAAATAGAAATGGTGGTGCCATTATTTCTTACTACATTAACAAACCCGAACTAGAAAAATTAGAAACTAACAAAAAAGAAACGCTCAAAAGTTCTCAGAAAAACATACAAAAAGTAAAATACGACTCCATTAAACTAGAAATTTTTGATGGTAACAGACAAATTAGAACTTTAAAATTTAAAACTCCGAAAGAAAACGGAATCCATAAAACTACTTGGTTTTTAAGGGAAAAAGGAGTAGAGCGCGCTTCTAGAAGCATCCGAAAATCTACCAGAGAACCAGCTGGAGTAACTGTAAAACCAGGAACTTATCGTTTAAAAATGACTTTTGGTAGTGAAGTTGCAGAACAAAATATTAATGTTGAATTTGACCCTAGGTTGTCAATTTCAGAAAAAGCAATCAACCAAAAATATACAGCAAGCAAAGAACTTGAAAAATATCAAGAAAAAATTGCAGCTGCTGTAAAACAATTAGTTGAAAGTAAAAATACAGCAAACAAAATTAAAACAGCTTTAACTAACGAGAACAAAGAAAAATATAAAGATCCAATTAAAACAACTAAAGAGATTGTAAAAAAAATAGATACGTTAATAGCAAAGTTTTTAGGAAGTATAGATAAACGACAAGGAATTACAAGAAACCCAGAAATTACAGTTAACCAACGTTTCGGACAAGCAAGTAGTTACATTCGTTCTCGTTTTGGCGAGCAAACTACTACCGAAAAAGTATTAATGAATCAATTTAAAGAAGAATTTAACAAGGCAATTTCCGAAACCAATTCATTTTTTAATAATGATTGGGTAAACTTTAAACAAAAAACCGAAAATATTAAGATATCTCCTTTTAAAGAGACCGTTATTTTTGACACCTACTAA
- a CDS encoding DUF2490 domain-containing protein, with translation MKNIAFILCLCFSIFKTQAQKKPENQLGAWYMYNGSHTLTDKFAIKTMAHFRYFKFISKFQQEIYRLGVNYKISKKTSTTLGVSYAKADLIFDIPSPHLYEWRLYEDFFLTSKWGNLKTKHRFRLEHRFIHKNTTIDETKNWIRYDLNIQYPFAKNWSIDVFNEIFMNLDSSKRFAQNWTGGGIINKLNKQLKLRIGYFQIKTPSKILKRIQLGVILNTIHRKK, from the coding sequence ATGAAAAATATTGCTTTTATTTTGTGCTTGTGTTTTTCTATTTTCAAAACGCAAGCACAAAAAAAACCAGAAAACCAATTAGGAGCCTGGTATATGTACAATGGTTCGCATACGTTGACTGATAAATTTGCCATAAAAACAATGGCACATTTTCGATATTTTAAATTTATAAGTAAGTTTCAACAAGAAATATATAGACTAGGAGTTAACTACAAAATATCTAAAAAAACAAGTACAACTTTAGGTGTAAGCTATGCTAAAGCAGATTTAATATTTGACATTCCTTCTCCACATCTTTACGAATGGAGATTGTATGAAGATTTTTTTTTAACATCTAAATGGGGCAATCTAAAAACAAAACATCGTTTTAGATTAGAACACCGCTTTATTCATAAAAACACAACTATTGATGAAACTAAAAACTGGATTCGATACGACCTAAATATTCAATATCCATTTGCAAAAAACTGGAGTATTGACGTTTTTAATGAAATTTTCATGAACTTAGATAGCTCAAAAAGATTTGCACAAAATTGGACAGGCGGCGGAATTATAAATAAATTGAATAAACAGTTGAAACTTAGAATTGGCTATTTTCAAATAAAAACCCCTTCAAAAATTCTTAAAAGAATACAATTAGGAGTTATATTAAATACTATACACAGAAAAAAATAA
- a CDS encoding DUF819 domain-containing protein, protein MQPIFTSDAIVFGILMISLGFVFYTENIKSGFWSKFYKIVPGLFMAYFIPALFTTFGIISPEWESTNAAGEIIKGKSELYYIASRFLLPAALVLMTLSIDLKAIFNLGSKALILFFTGTIGIIIGGPIAVLLISIFSPETVGGADFDAVWRGLSTLAGSWIGGGANQTAMLEIYKYNPAKYGAMVFVDIVVANIWMAIILIGIGKKEKIDKWLKADNTAIEELKNKVSQFTQKVKRNPSLSDLMIMLAIAFGTVSFGHFAAKYISVFFADFVASLSSQTWRNIFSFLGSGFFWLISISTIVAILLSFTKAKNYEGAGASKLGSVFIYILVATIGMKMDLAMILDNLGLIAVGLVWMGIHAGLLILVAKIIKAPYFFLAVGSQANVGGAASAPIVAQAFHPSLATVGVLLAVFGYAIGTIGAILCTILLELSATL, encoded by the coding sequence ATGCAACCAATATTTACAAGTGATGCCATCGTTTTTGGTATTTTAATGATTAGTTTAGGCTTTGTTTTTTATACCGAAAATATAAAGAGTGGCTTTTGGTCTAAGTTCTATAAAATTGTTCCTGGCTTATTTATGGCTTATTTTATTCCGGCACTATTTACCACTTTTGGTATCATATCCCCAGAATGGGAAAGTACGAACGCAGCAGGAGAAATTATAAAAGGAAAATCTGAATTGTACTACATTGCTAGTAGATTTCTATTACCAGCAGCATTGGTTTTAATGACACTAAGCATCGATTTAAAAGCTATTTTTAACCTAGGCTCAAAAGCATTAATCCTATTTTTTACAGGAACTATTGGTATTATTATTGGAGGACCAATAGCTGTATTATTAATTTCTATATTCTCACCAGAAACAGTAGGCGGCGCAGATTTTGATGCTGTTTGGAGAGGCTTATCTACATTAGCAGGAAGTTGGATTGGTGGAGGAGCTAACCAAACAGCTATGCTCGAAATTTACAAATACAATCCAGCAAAATATGGCGCAATGGTTTTTGTAGACATTGTGGTTGCCAACATTTGGATGGCAATTATTTTAATAGGAATTGGTAAAAAAGAAAAAATAGATAAATGGTTAAAAGCAGATAATACAGCCATTGAAGAATTAAAAAATAAAGTGTCTCAATTTACCCAAAAAGTTAAAAGAAACCCTTCTTTATCAGATTTAATGATTATGTTAGCTATAGCTTTTGGCACAGTGAGTTTCGGACATTTTGCTGCCAAATATATAAGCGTTTTTTTTGCTGATTTTGTGGCCTCTCTAAGCTCTCAAACATGGCGTAATATTTTCTCATTTCTTGGCTCTGGATTTTTCTGGCTCATTAGTATTTCTACAATAGTTGCCATACTCTTATCATTTACAAAAGCAAAAAATTATGAAGGAGCAGGTGCAAGTAAATTAGGCAGTGTGTTTATATATATTCTTGTTGCCACTATTGGAATGAAAATGGATTTAGCAATGATATTAGACAATTTAGGCCTAATTGCTGTGGGTCTTGTATGGATGGGAATACATGCAGGATTACTAATTTTAGTTGCAAAAATTATTAAAGCCCCTTATTTCTTTTTAGCAGTAGGAAGTCAAGCAAATGTTGGTGGCGCAGCTTCTGCTCCAATTGTGGCACAAGCATTTCATCCGTCATTAGCAACCGTTGGTGTTTTATTGGCTGTTTTTGGATATGCAATAGGAACCATTGGTGCAATTTTATGTACTATTTTATTAGAATTATCGGCAACACTTTAA
- a CDS encoding DUF4369 domain-containing protein: protein MKKIIVLVLLAAFAFACSSKKEGNMIVEGNIKGLKKGTLYLQKMKDTLLTSVDSVAVFGDGNFRLSDNVDSPVIYYLTFNGNTTNRRILFFGNQGTITINDNIDLFGISPEIKGSENQLVFNKFLEVNSKFKNQRLEFIKKEFEAKKANDEDLLKKLEKDFSNMIRRKYLYTTNFALSNPNSEAAPFIALTELFDANVKLLDTINNSLTPKVKNSDYGKRLDKFIKSIKSNSEK from the coding sequence ATGAAGAAAATTATTGTTTTAGTATTATTGGCAGCTTTTGCTTTTGCTTGTTCCTCTAAAAAGGAAGGAAATATGATTGTTGAAGGAAATATAAAAGGTTTAAAAAAAGGCACTTTATATCTTCAAAAAATGAAAGATACGCTATTAACATCTGTTGATTCTGTTGCCGTTTTTGGTGATGGAAACTTTAGATTGTCTGATAATGTTGATTCTCCTGTAATTTATTATTTAACTTTTAACGGAAACACTACAAACCGTAGAATTTTATTTTTTGGAAACCAAGGCACCATTACTATTAACGATAATATAGATTTATTTGGAATTTCGCCAGAAATAAAAGGTTCAGAAAACCAGCTTGTTTTTAATAAGTTTCTAGAAGTAAATTCTAAATTTAAAAATCAGCGATTAGAGTTTATAAAGAAAGAATTTGAAGCAAAAAAAGCGAATGATGAAGATTTACTTAAGAAATTAGAAAAAGACTTTTCTAACATGATTCGAAGAAAATACTTATACACCACAAATTTTGCACTTTCCAATCCAAACTCAGAAGCAGCTCCTTTTATAGCTTTAACAGAATTATTTGACGCAAATGTTAAATTGTTAGATACTATAAACAACTCTCTGACACCAAAAGTTAAAAACTCCGATTATGGTAAGCGTTTAGATAAGTTTATAAAAAGCATAAAATCTAATTCAGAAAAATAA
- a CDS encoding DUF4442 domain-containing protein has protein sequence MKITVKRIHLFMFLKLPLAFLAGVRVKDISENRVVVSIKHKWINQNPFKSMFWAAQGMAAEMSTGVLVMKAIAVSKEKVSMLVIQQEASFFKKATGKIVFSCDGATAISKAIQNSKETKEGQTFWLTSEGKNELGVVVSRFVFQWSVKVK, from the coding sequence ATGAAGATTACAGTTAAGAGAATACACTTATTTATGTTTTTAAAATTGCCTTTGGCTTTTTTAGCAGGAGTTCGTGTAAAGGATATTTCTGAAAATAGAGTAGTAGTTTCTATTAAACATAAATGGATAAACCAAAATCCTTTTAAGAGTATGTTTTGGGCGGCACAAGGCATGGCTGCAGAAATGAGTACTGGGGTTTTGGTAATGAAAGCGATTGCAGTATCTAAAGAAAAAGTTTCTATGCTAGTTATCCAACAGGAAGCTAGTTTTTTTAAAAAAGCTACCGGAAAAATTGTTTTTTCATGCGATGGTGCAACAGCTATAAGTAAAGCCATCCAAAACTCTAAGGAAACTAAAGAGGGACAAACGTTTTGGTTAACGTCTGAAGGTAAAAATGAACTAGGAGTTGTAGTCTCTAGATTTGTTTTTCAATGGAGTGTTAAAGTAAAATAA
- a CDS encoding DUF4870 domain-containing protein, with the protein MKNNNENTNAFLIHISSFAGFIFPFGHIITPLIAWQTLKDRSNFLDEQGKEVVNFNLSYTLYVLIIGVLFLPFAIGSFFRNINDFGTFNLDVDFSSSYIIKITSFALITGIIYLIGIALVIIGAIKAKDGEQYSYPFTIKFIK; encoded by the coding sequence ATGAAAAACAACAATGAGAATACCAATGCTTTTTTAATACATATATCTTCATTTGCTGGGTTTATATTTCCGTTTGGTCATATAATAACCCCTCTAATTGCCTGGCAAACATTAAAAGATAGAAGTAACTTTTTAGATGAACAAGGCAAAGAAGTAGTAAATTTTAACTTAAGTTATACATTATATGTTCTAATAATTGGTGTGCTTTTTCTGCCCTTTGCTATCGGATCTTTTTTTAGAAATATAAACGATTTTGGTACTTTTAATTTAGATGTAGATTTTAGTAGTAGCTACATTATTAAAATTACAAGTTTTGCACTCATAACGGGTATTATCTATTTAATAGGTATAGCCTTGGTAATTATTGGAGCCATAAAAGCTAAAGATGGAGAACAGTATTCATACCCTTTTACCATTAAATTTATAAAATAA
- a CDS encoding PadR family transcriptional regulator, with amino-acid sequence MKIENTKAQMRKGILEYCILSILKKGDAYTSEILSTLKGAEMIVVEGTIYPLLTRLKNAGLLSYRWEESTSGPPRKYYVLTENGGLFLKELDKTWSNLLNAVNQVISTKPNHNE; translated from the coding sequence ATGAAAATAGAGAACACAAAAGCACAAATGAGAAAAGGGATATTGGAGTATTGCATATTATCAATCCTAAAAAAAGGAGATGCTTATACTTCCGAAATTCTATCTACACTTAAAGGTGCAGAAATGATTGTTGTAGAAGGTACCATTTACCCATTGCTTACCCGATTAAAAAATGCTGGTTTACTAAGTTATAGGTGGGAAGAATCTACCTCTGGACCACCAAGAAAATATTACGTTTTAACAGAAAACGGAGGCCTTTTTTTAAAAGAATTAGACAAAACATGGAGTAATTTATTAAACGCAGTAAACCAAGTAATTAGCACAAAACCAAACCACAATGAATAA
- a CDS encoding PspC domain-containing protein gives MNKTININLGGFFFHIDEIAYQKLRRYLESIAKSLSEDSQGKNEIIADIEARISELLSEKITDSRQVVNEKDIEDIIAIMGQPEDYAEAEEGYSDTKYAYQRNNQNKKKLFRDGEDKFLGGVASGIAHYFNIDSIWIRLAFLVSTLAGLGAGIFIYIILWILLPEAKTTAEKLQMEGEPVNIDNIEKKIREEFTHVSESVKNAANSASEKLKEGANEFSEKVHQKFSAKTKKNNGLQDFLDTIGKIFLVFFKVIGKLIGILLVFIAAAVILVLTIGGFSVGSLEFLNFNGEIVQYPPFFYDATLPLWLLTVVSFVLAAIPFVVLFVLGLRILSNNVKKFNKTTSLTLLGIWILCLLAIIFTGIEYATTQAFDGKHIEKNNLILAKKDTLVLKMKNDDTIYYQQNFRTSARKYKITVKNTELIYTNNIGVDVKRSTTNQAYFIIQKESNGKSTADANINAKKIAYNFEIYNNEVLLNSYFLTDLSNLFKDEEIAITFFIPEATTVYFDDSIKNFLDDVKNEENIYDTDMGSHYFMMTDKTLKCTDCITDTKDNSISKEW, from the coding sequence ATGAATAAAACAATAAATATAAATTTAGGCGGATTCTTTTTTCATATTGATGAAATTGCATACCAAAAACTAAGACGTTATTTAGAATCGATTGCAAAATCTTTAAGTGAAGATTCACAAGGTAAAAACGAAATAATTGCAGATATAGAAGCAAGAATTAGCGAGTTACTATCAGAAAAAATTACCGATAGTAGACAAGTAGTAAACGAAAAAGATATTGAAGATATTATTGCCATTATGGGGCAACCAGAAGATTATGCCGAAGCAGAAGAAGGATATTCTGATACGAAATACGCTTACCAAAGAAACAACCAAAATAAGAAAAAACTTTTTAGAGATGGCGAAGATAAATTCTTAGGAGGTGTAGCATCCGGAATTGCTCATTATTTTAATATTGATAGTATATGGATTCGTTTGGCCTTCTTGGTATCTACACTAGCTGGCTTAGGAGCAGGTATTTTTATCTATATTATTTTATGGATTTTACTTCCAGAGGCAAAAACAACAGCCGAAAAATTGCAAATGGAAGGCGAACCAGTAAATATTGATAATATAGAAAAAAAAATTAGAGAAGAATTTACTCATGTTTCTGAGTCTGTAAAAAACGCGGCAAATTCTGCTTCCGAAAAATTGAAAGAAGGAGCAAACGAATTCTCAGAAAAAGTGCATCAAAAATTTTCAGCAAAAACAAAAAAAAATAATGGTTTACAAGATTTTTTAGACACCATTGGTAAAATTTTTCTTGTATTTTTTAAAGTAATCGGAAAACTAATAGGCATTCTATTAGTATTTATAGCTGCAGCTGTAATTCTAGTTCTTACTATAGGAGGATTTTCTGTGGGGAGCCTAGAGTTCTTAAATTTTAACGGAGAGATAGTTCAATATCCACCATTTTTTTACGATGCTACTTTACCGCTTTGGCTCTTAACAGTGGTAAGTTTTGTACTTGCAGCAATTCCTTTTGTAGTATTGTTTGTTCTCGGATTAAGAATTTTATCTAACAACGTAAAAAAGTTTAATAAAACAACTTCTTTAACCTTATTAGGTATTTGGATTCTATGTTTGTTGGCCATTATTTTTACTGGTATAGAATATGCAACTACGCAAGCATTTGATGGCAAACACATCGAAAAAAACAATTTAATTCTTGCAAAAAAAGATACGTTGGTGTTAAAAATGAAAAATGATGACACTATTTATTATCAACAAAACTTTAGAACTAGTGCTAGAAAATACAAAATTACCGTAAAAAATACAGAACTAATTTATACAAATAACATTGGTGTAGATGTTAAACGAAGCACTACTAACCAAGCCTACTTTATAATTCAAAAGGAATCTAATGGTAAAAGCACCGCAGATGCAAACATAAATGCAAAAAAAATTGCCTATAATTTTGAGATTTATAATAATGAGGTACTTTTAAATAGCTATTTCCTAACCGACCTTAGCAATCTTTTTAAAGACGAAGAAATTGCGATTACATTTTTTATTCCTGAAGCAACTACCGTTTACTTCGACGACTCTATCAAAAACTTTTTAGATGATGTTAAAAATGAAGAAAATATTTATGATACTGATATGGGAAGTCATTATTTTATGATGACCGACAAAACACTAAAATGTACAGACTGTATTACCGATACTAAAGATAATTCGATTAGTAAAGAATGGTAG
- a CDS encoding head GIN domain-containing protein, translating into MKKTIHQFLIALLVTSVFSSCGADIFNGIRGNGNIVTEERKPSAPFSGIKVSAGIDLYITQGNKNKIIVEADENLQKLIKTSISDGILKIYTEENIWKSSARKVYVTLQELSLLKASSGSDVYSENTINTNEISISASSGADINISIAAENVSTSASSGSDIKISGNAINHATKASSGSSIDAYKLESKNVIARVSSGADINVTATEKIEANASSGGDIDFDGSPSKINKKTSSGGSVSKRN; encoded by the coding sequence ATGAAAAAAACTATCCATCAATTTTTAATCGCCTTATTAGTAACTAGTGTTTTTAGTTCATGTGGTGCAGATATATTTAACGGCATTCGTGGAAACGGAAATATTGTTACTGAAGAAAGAAAGCCTTCAGCTCCTTTTTCTGGCATAAAAGTAAGCGCAGGAATAGACTTGTACATTACACAAGGAAACAAAAATAAAATTATTGTAGAGGCAGACGAAAACCTACAGAAACTCATAAAAACTTCTATTTCAGATGGGATTTTAAAAATATACACCGAAGAAAATATATGGAAATCTTCTGCCAGAAAAGTATACGTTACGCTTCAAGAACTTTCACTTTTAAAAGCCTCTAGCGGAAGTGATGTGTATTCAGAAAACACCATAAACACAAATGAAATAAGCATTTCGGCAAGTAGTGGTGCAGATATAAATATAAGTATTGCTGCAGAAAATGTGTCTACTAGCGCCTCAAGTGGTTCAGATATTAAAATTTCTGGAAATGCAATTAACCACGCTACAAAAGCATCTAGCGGAAGTTCTATAGATGCTTATAAGTTAGAGAGTAAAAATGTAATTGCTAGGGTTTCGAGCGGTGCAGATATTAACGTAACTGCTACAGAAAAAATTGAAGCAAATGCATCTAGTGGTGGAGATATTGATTTTGATGGAAGTCCTTCTAAGATTAACAAAAAAACATCTTCGGGAGGAAGTGTTTCTAAAAGAAATTAA